In Ctenopharyngodon idella isolate HZGC_01 chromosome 2, HZGC01, whole genome shotgun sequence, the following are encoded in one genomic region:
- the LOC127506556 gene encoding BTB/POZ domain-containing protein 2 isoform X1, whose protein sequence is MATGDNSGRVPCLNFSGHGPLGNSQPSNSPYALAASHGGSVGGGGGSHGVTRRSNPQTGPAGLESPGVASGPPPNLMNSLPAAAAVMGPLGGAMAPTASNMTGSPSNAVMTPAAATHSSLSTAPAAAAVLVYREPVYNWQATKSTVKERFAFLFNNEVLSDVHFLVGKGMGVQRIPAHRFVLAAGSAVFDAMFNGGMATTSTEIELPDVEAAAFLSLLKFLYSDEVQIGPETVMTTLYTAKKYAVPALEAHCVEFLKKNLRADNAFMLLTQARLFDEPQLASLCLENIDKNTGDALAAEGFTDIDIGPAQSAILTDREVVSLFLHFTVNPKPRVEFIDRPRCCLRGKECSITRFGQVESRWGYSGTSDRIRFSVSRRIFIVGFGLYGSIHGPTDYQVNIQIIHTDSNTVLGQNDTGFSCDGSANTFRVMFKEPVEVLPNVNYTACATLKGPDSHYGTKGMRKVTHESSGTGTKTCFTFCYAAGNNNGTSVEDGQIPEVIFYT, encoded by the exons ATGGCTACCGGAGACAATAGCGGTCGGGTTCCGTGTTTAAATTTCTCCGGACACGGACCACTGGGTAACAGCCAACCGAGCAACAGTCCTTACGCCTTGGCTGCGAGTCACGGAGGATCCGTTGGCGGCGGTGGAGGCTCTCATGGCGTAACGAGACGCTCAAACCCTCAAACGGGGCCCGCGGGCTTGGAAAGCCCCGGTGTTGCCTCTGGACCTCCGCCGAATCTGATGAACTCTCTCCCGGCTGCCGCGGCGGTGATGGGGCCGCTGGGCGGGGCGATGGCTCCGACCGCCTCTAATATGACAGGAAGCCCCTCTAACGCAGTGATGACACCGGCGGCCGCCACACACTCGTCTCTGTCCACTGCCCCGGCCGCAGCTGCCGTGCTCGTGTACCGGGAGCCTGTTTATAACTGGCAGGCGACGAAAAGCACCGTTAAAGAGAGATTTGCGTTTTTGTTCAATAATGAAGTACTGAGTGATGTTCACTTTCTAGTGGGGAAAGGAATGGGGGTCCAGCGGATACCAGCACACAG GTTTGTTCTGGCAGCTGGCAGCGCAGTATTTGATGCCATGTTTAACGGAGGCATGGCCACAACATCCACAGAGATCGAGCTTCCTGATGTAGAAGCTGCTGCGTTCCTTTCATTGCTCAA GTTCCTGTACTCTGATGAAGTTCAAATTGGCCCAGAGACGGTGATGACGACTCTCTACACCGCTAAGAAATACGCCGTCCCGGCCCTGGAGGCCCACTGTGTGGAGTTCCTCAAGAAGAACCTGCGAGCGGACAACGCGTTCATGCTGCTCACACAG GCGAGACTCTTTGATGAGCCGCAGCTGGCCAGTCTGTGCCTGGAGAACATCGACAAAAACACAGGAGACGCTCTGGCTGCGGAAGGATTCACAGATATTGATATCG GTCCTGCTCAGTCGGCCATTCTGACTGACCGAGAGGTGGTGAGTCTCTTCCTGCACTTCACTGTGAACCCTAAACCACGCGTGGAGTTCATCGACCGGCCGCGCTGCTGTCTGCGGGGGAAGGAGTGCAGCATCACGCGCTTCGGTCAGGTGGAGAGCCGCTGGGGCTACAGCGGGACCAGCGACCGCATCCG GTTCTCTGTGAGTCGCAGGATATTTATTGTGGGTTTTGGGCTTTATGGATCTATACACGGACCGACAGACTACCAGGTCAACATACAG ATCATTCACACAGACAGCAACACGGTTCTAGGTCAGAACGACACCGGCTTCAGCTGTGACGGGTCGGCCAACACATTCAGGGTCATGTTTAAGGAACCGGTGGAAGTTCTGCCCAATGTCAATTACACAGCCTGTGCTACATTAAAG GGTCCAGACTCACACTACGGCACTAAGGGCATGAGGAAGGTCACGCACGAGTCGTCCGGCACCGGCACCAAAACCTGCTTCACGTTCTGCTACGCCGCAGGCAACAACAACGGCACGTCCGTGGAGGACGGCCAGATCCCAGAAGTCATCTTCTACACGTAG
- the eef2b gene encoding elongation factor 2b, with the protein MVNFTVDQIRAIMDKKSNIRNMSVIAHVDHGKSTLTDSLVSKAGIIASARAGETRFTDTRKDEQERCITIKSTAISMYYELTENDMAFIKQCKDGFGFLINLIDSPGHVDFSSEVTAALRVTDGALVVVDCVSGVCVQTETVLRQAIAERIKPVLMMNKMDRALLELQLEPEELYQTFQRIVENVNVIISTYGEDEGGPMGSIMIDPVIGTVGFGSGLHGWAFTLKQFAEMYVAKFAAKGDGQLSPAERCKKVEDMMKKLWGDRYFDPATGKFSKSANGPDGKKLPRTFAQLILDPIFKVFDAIMNFKKEETAKLIDKLEIKLDAEDKDKEGKPLLKAVMRRWLPAGEALLQMITIHLPSPVTAQKYRCELLYEGPGDDEAAMGIKNCDPKAPLMMYISKMVPTTDKGRFYAFGRVFSGVVSTGLKVRIMGPNFTPGKKEDLYLKPIQRTILMMGRYVEPIEDVPCGNIVGLVGVDQFLVKTGTITTFEQAHNMRVMKFSVSPVVRVAVEAKNPADLPKLVEGLKRLAKSDPMVQCIIEESGEHIIAGAGELHLEICLKDLEEDHACIPLKKSDPVVSYRETVSAESDQMCLSKSPNKHNRLYMKARPFPDGLAEDIDKGEVTSRQELKARARYLADKYEWEVTEARKIWCFGPDGTGPNVLVDVTKGVQYLNEIKDSVVAGFQWATKEGVLCEENMRAVRFDIHDVTLHTDAIHRGGGQIIPTARRVLYACQLTAEPRLMEPVYLVEIQCPEQVVGGIYGVLNRKRGHVFEESQVMGTPMFVVKAFLPVNESFGFTADLRSNTGGQAFPQCVFDHWQILPGDPKDATSKPFQIVGDTRKRKGLKEGIPALDNYLDKL; encoded by the exons ATG GTGAACTTCACAGTCGACCAGATCCGTGCCATCATGGACAAGAAGTCCAACATCCGTAACATGTCCGTGATTGCGCACGTGGATCACGGGAAATCTACGCTGACCGACTCTCTGGTGTCCAAGGCTGGAATCATCGCTTCCGCCCGCGCCGGAGAGACCCGCTTCACTGACACACGCAAAGACGAGCAGGAGCGCTGCATCACCATCAAATCCAC TGCCATCTCCATGTACTACGAGCTGACTGAGAATGACATGGCCTTCATTAAGCAGTGTAAGGATGGATTTGGTTTCCTCATCAACCTGATCGACTCTCCCGGCCACGTGGACTTCTCCTCTGAGGTCACGGCCGCTCTGCGTGTCACCGATGGAGCTCTGGTTGTGGTGGACTGCGTCTCTG GTGTGTGCGTGCAGACAGAGACGGTGCTGAGACAGGCCATCGCCGAGCGCATTAAGCCCGTGCTGATGATGAACAAGATGGACCGTGCCCTGCTGGAGCTGCAGCTGGAGCCTGAGGAGCTGTACCAAACCTTCCAGCGCATTGTGGAGAACGTCAACGTCATCATCTCCACCTACGGAGAGGACGAGGGTGGACCTATGGGTAGCATCATG ATTGATCCAGTGATCGGTACTGTGGGTTTTGGTTCCGGTCTGCACGGCTGGGCCTTCACTCTGAAGCAGTTTGCCGAGATGTATGTGGCCAAGTTTGCTGCTAAAGGTGATGGTCAGCTGAGCCCAGCTGAACGCTGTAAGAAAGTGGAGGACATGATGAAGAAACTCTGGGGTGACAG ATACTTTGACCCAGCCACCGGTAAATTCAGCAAGTCCGCCAACGGCCCTGATGGAAAGAAACTGCCCCGCACCTTCGCCCAGCTCATCCTGGACCCCATCTTTAAG GTGTTCGATGCCATCATGAACTTCAAGAAGGAAGAAACTGCCAAACTGATTGATAAGCTGGAAATCAAGCTGGACGCCGAGGATAAGGATAAAGAAGGCAAGCCCCTGCTGAAGGCCGTGATGCGCCGCTGGCTGCCCGCCGGAGAAGCTCTGCTTCAGATGATCACCATCCACCTGCCCTCTCCCGTCACGGCCCAGAAGTACCGCTGCGAGCTGCTTTATGAAGGACCTGGAGATGATGAAGCTGCCATGG GTATTAAGAACTGCGACCCGAAGGCTCCCCTCATGATGTACATCTCAAAAATGGTGCCGACCACCGATAAGGGCCGTTTCTATGCTTTTGGCCGCGTGTTCTCTGGTGTTGTGTCCACTGGGCTGAAAGTGCGAATCATGGGACCAAACTTCACCCCTGGGAAAAAAGAGGATCTCTACCTGAAACCCATCCAGAG GACCATTTTGATGATGGGACGTTATGTCGAGCCCATCGAAGACGTGCCATGCGGTAACATCGTGGGTCTGGTTGGCGTAGACCAGTTCTTGGTGAAGACCGGGACCATCACGACCTTCGAGCAGGCCCACAACATGCGTGTGATGAAGTTCAGCGTCAGCCCTGTGGTCAGAGTGGCAGTGGAGGCCAAGAATCCTGCTGACCTGCCCAAACTAGTGGAGGGACTCAAACGCCTGGCCAAGTCCGACCCCATGGTGCAGTGTATCATTGAGGAGTCTGGAGAGCACATCATCGCTGGCGCTGGAGAACTTCACCTGGAAATCTGCCTTAAAGATCTGGAGGAGGACCATGCGTGCATTCCACTTAAG AAATCAGACCCTGTTGTGTCATACAGGGAGACGGTCAGTGCAGAATCAGACCAGATGTGTTTGTCCAAATCCCCCAACAAGCACAACCGTCTGTACATGAAGGCCAGGCCGTTCCCCGACGGTCTCGCTGAAGACATCGACAAGGGCGAGGTGACGTCCCGTCAGGAGCTCAAGGCCCGCGCCCGTTACTTGGCCGACAAATACGAGTGGGAGGTCACAGAGGCCCGTAAGATCTGGTGCTTCGGACCTGACGGAACCGGACCCAACGTCCTGGTGGACGTGACCAAGGGAGTGCAGTACCTGAACGAGATCAAGGACAGCGTCGTGGCTGGATTCCAGTGGGCCACTAAAGAG GGTGTGCTGTGCGAGGAGAACATGCGTGCCGTCCGTTTCGACATCCATGACGTCACACTCCACACAGACGCCATCCACCGCGGCGGTGGCCAGATCATTCCCACGGCCCGCAGGGTTCTGTACGCCTGTCAGCTCACAGCCGAGCCCAGACTCATGGAGCCCGTCTACCTGGTGGAGATTCAG TGCCCAGAGCAGGTGGTCGGCGGCATCTACGGCGTGTTGAACAGAAAACGAGGACACGTGTTTGAGGAGTCTCAGGTCATGGGAACGCCCATGTTTGTCGTTAAGGCCTTCCTGCCTGTCAACGAGTCTTTCG GTTTCACAGCTGACCTGCGCTCCAACACCGGCGGTCAGGCCTTCCCTCAGTGCGTGTTCGACCACTGGCAGATCCTGCCGGGTGACCCCAAAGACGCCACGTCCAAACCTTTCCAGATCGTCGGTGACACACGCAAACGCAAGGGCCTGAAAGAGGGCATCCCAGCACTCGACAACTACCTGGACAAGTTATAA
- the LOC127506556 gene encoding BTB/POZ domain-containing protein 2 isoform X2, whose amino-acid sequence MATGDNSGRVPCLNFSGHGPLGNSQPSNSPYALAASHGGSVGGGGGSHGVTRRSNPQTGPAGLESPGVASGPPPNLMNSLPAAAAVMGPLGGAMAPTASNMTGSPSNAVMTPAAATHSSLSTAPAAAAVLVYREPVYNWQATKSTVKERFAFLFNNEVLSDVHFLVGKGMGVQRIPAHRFVLAAGSAVFDAMFNGGMATTSTEIELPDVEAAAFLSLLKFLYSDEVQIGPETVMTTLYTAKKYAVPALEAHCVEFLKKNLRADNAFMLLTQARLFDEPQLASLCLENIDKNTGDALAAEGFTDIDIDTLVAVLERDTLGVREVRLFGAAVRWAEAEAHRQQLQPTPENKRRVLGKALGLIRFPLMTIEEFAAGPAQSAILTDREVVSLFLHFTVNPKPRVEFIDRPRCCLRGKECSITRFGQVESRWGYSGTSDRIRFSVSRRIFIVGFGLYGSIHGPTDYQVNIQIIHTDSNTVLGQNDTGFSCDGSANTFRVMFKEPVEVLPNVNYTACATLKGPDSHYGTKGMRKVTHESSGTGTKTCFTFCYAAGNNNGTSVEDGQIPEVIFYT is encoded by the exons ATGGCTACCGGAGACAATAGCGGTCGGGTTCCGTGTTTAAATTTCTCCGGACACGGACCACTGGGTAACAGCCAACCGAGCAACAGTCCTTACGCCTTGGCTGCGAGTCACGGAGGATCCGTTGGCGGCGGTGGAGGCTCTCATGGCGTAACGAGACGCTCAAACCCTCAAACGGGGCCCGCGGGCTTGGAAAGCCCCGGTGTTGCCTCTGGACCTCCGCCGAATCTGATGAACTCTCTCCCGGCTGCCGCGGCGGTGATGGGGCCGCTGGGCGGGGCGATGGCTCCGACCGCCTCTAATATGACAGGAAGCCCCTCTAACGCAGTGATGACACCGGCGGCCGCCACACACTCGTCTCTGTCCACTGCCCCGGCCGCAGCTGCCGTGCTCGTGTACCGGGAGCCTGTTTATAACTGGCAGGCGACGAAAAGCACCGTTAAAGAGAGATTTGCGTTTTTGTTCAATAATGAAGTACTGAGTGATGTTCACTTTCTAGTGGGGAAAGGAATGGGGGTCCAGCGGATACCAGCACACAG GTTTGTTCTGGCAGCTGGCAGCGCAGTATTTGATGCCATGTTTAACGGAGGCATGGCCACAACATCCACAGAGATCGAGCTTCCTGATGTAGAAGCTGCTGCGTTCCTTTCATTGCTCAA GTTCCTGTACTCTGATGAAGTTCAAATTGGCCCAGAGACGGTGATGACGACTCTCTACACCGCTAAGAAATACGCCGTCCCGGCCCTGGAGGCCCACTGTGTGGAGTTCCTCAAGAAGAACCTGCGAGCGGACAACGCGTTCATGCTGCTCACACAG GCGAGACTCTTTGATGAGCCGCAGCTGGCCAGTCTGTGCCTGGAGAACATCGACAAAAACACAGGAGACGCTCTGGCTGCGGAAGGATTCACAGATATTGATATCG ACACACTGGTTGCGGTGTTGGAGAGAGATACTCTGGGCGTGCGGGAGGTGCGTTTGTTTGGAGCGGCGGTTCGCTGGGCAGAGGCTGAAGCCCACCGGCAGCAGCTGCAGCCCACGCCGGAGAACAAGAGACGCGTGCTGGGAAAAGCCCTCGGTCTCATCCGCTTCCCGCTCATGACTATAGAGGAGTTTGCCGCAG GTCCTGCTCAGTCGGCCATTCTGACTGACCGAGAGGTGGTGAGTCTCTTCCTGCACTTCACTGTGAACCCTAAACCACGCGTGGAGTTCATCGACCGGCCGCGCTGCTGTCTGCGGGGGAAGGAGTGCAGCATCACGCGCTTCGGTCAGGTGGAGAGCCGCTGGGGCTACAGCGGGACCAGCGACCGCATCCG GTTCTCTGTGAGTCGCAGGATATTTATTGTGGGTTTTGGGCTTTATGGATCTATACACGGACCGACAGACTACCAGGTCAACATACAG ATCATTCACACAGACAGCAACACGGTTCTAGGTCAGAACGACACCGGCTTCAGCTGTGACGGGTCGGCCAACACATTCAGGGTCATGTTTAAGGAACCGGTGGAAGTTCTGCCCAATGTCAATTACACAGCCTGTGCTACATTAAAG GGTCCAGACTCACACTACGGCACTAAGGGCATGAGGAAGGTCACGCACGAGTCGTCCGGCACCGGCACCAAAACCTGCTTCACGTTCTGCTACGCCGCAGGCAACAACAACGGCACGTCCGTGGAGGACGGCCAGATCCCAGAAGTCATCTTCTACACGTAG